Proteins encoded by one window of Arabidopsis thaliana chromosome 2, partial sequence:
- the ARF10 gene encoding auxin response factor 10 (auxin response factor 10 (ARF10); FUNCTIONS IN: sequence-specific DNA binding transcription factor activity, miRNA binding; INVOLVED IN: in 13 processes; LOCATED IN: nucleus; EXPRESSED IN: 25 plant structures; EXPRESSED DURING: 15 growth stages; CONTAINS InterPro DOMAIN/s: Aux/IAA-ARF-dimerisation (InterPro:IPR011525), Transcriptional factor B3 (InterPro:IPR003340), AUX/IAA protein (InterPro:IPR003311), Auxin response factor (InterPro:IPR010525); BEST Arabidopsis thaliana protein match is: auxin response factor 16 (TAIR:AT4G30080.1); Has 1499 Blast hits to 1393 proteins in 79 species: Archae - 0; Bacteria - 4; Metazoa - 43; Fungi - 0; Plants - 1444; Viruses - 0; Other Eukaryotes - 8 (source: NCBI BLink).), with product MEQEKSLDPQLWHACAGSMVQIPSLNSTVFYFAQGHTEHAHAPPDFHAPRVPPLILCRVVSVKFLADAETDEVFAKITLLPLPGNDLDLENDAVLGLTPPSSDGNGNGKEKPASFAKTLTQSDANNGGGFSVPRYCAETIFPRLDYSAEPPVQTVIAKDIHGETWKFRHIYRGTPRRHLLTTGWSTFVNQKKLIAGDSIVFLRSESGDLCVGIRRAKRGGLGSNAGSDNPYPGFSGFLRDDESTTTTSKLMMMKRNGNNDGNAAATGRVRVEAVAEAVARAACGQAFEVVYYPRASTPEFCVKAADVRSAMRIRWCSGMRFKMAFETEDSSRISWFMGTVSAVQVADPIRWPNSPWRLLQVAWDEPDLLQNVKRVSPWLVELVSNMPTIHLSPFSPRKKIRIPQPFEFPFHGTKFPIFSPGFANNGGGESMCYLSNDNNNAPAGIQGARQAQQLFGSPSPSLLSDLNLSSYTGNNKLHSPAMFLSSFNPRHHHYQARDSENSNNISCSLTMGNPAMVQDKKKSVGSVKTHQFVLFGQPILTEQQVMNRKRFLEEEAEAEEEKGLVARGLTWNYSLQGLETGHCKVFMESEDVGRTLDLSVIGSYQELYRKLAEMFHIEERSDLLTHVVYRDANGVIKRIGDEPFSDFMKATKRLTIKMDIGGDNVRKTWITGIRTGENGIDASTKTGPLSIFA from the exons ATGGAGCAAGAGAAAAGCTTGGATCCACAACTATGGCATGCTTGTGCAGGATCAATGGTTCAAATCCCTTCACTGAATTCAACGGTTTTTTACTTCGCTCAAGGCCACACAGAGCACGCTCACGCGCCTCCTGATTTTCACGCGCCGCGCGTTCCACCTCTTATCCTCTGTCGTGTCGTCTCCGTGAAGTTCCTCGCCGACGCTGAAACAGACGAAGTTTTTGCTAAAATTACGCTTTTGCCACTTCCGGGAAACGACTTGGATCTAgaaaacgacgccgttttgGGTCTAACTCCTCCTTCTTCTGACGGTAACGGTAACGGTAAAGAGAAACCGGCGTCTTTCGCTAAAACGTTAACGCAGTCTGACGCTAATAACGGCGGTGGTTTCTCCGTTCCACGTTATTGCGCCGAGACGATTTTCCCGCGGCTTGATTACTCGGCGGAGCCACCGGTTCAAACCGTGATTGCTAAAGACATCCACGGCGAGACTTGGAAATTCCGGCATATTTACAGAGGAACACCTCGCCGTCATCTCCTAACCACCGGTTGGAGCACTTTCGTTAACCAGAAGAAACTAATCGCCGGAGACTCAATCGTCTTCCTCCGTTCTGAATCCGGTGACCTCTGCGTCGGAATCCGCCGCGCTAAACGCGGCGGTCTCGGATCTAACGCAGGATCCGACAATCCTTACCCTGGATTCTCCGGTTTCCTCCGTGACGACGagtcaacaacaacaacatcgaAGCTAATGATGATGAAACGCAACGGAAACAACGACGGAAACGCCGCGGCTACAGGGAGGGTTAGAGTAGAAGCAGTAGCGGAAGCGGTGGCGCGTGCAGCGTGTGGACAAGCGTTTGAGGTTGTTTATTATCCACGCGCTAGTACACCGGAGTTTTGCGTAAAAGCAGCTGATGTTAGATCAGCAATGAGGATAAGATGGTGTAGTGGTATGCGTTTTAAAATGGCGtttgaaacagaggattctTCTAGAATCAGTTGGTTTATGGGTACTGTCTCCGCCGTTCAAGTCGCTGATCCAATTCGTTGGCCTAATTCACCATGGCGTCTCCTTCAG GTAGCTTGGGACGAACCGGATTTGTTACAAAACGTTAAGCGGGTTAGTCCGTGGTTAGTCGAATTGGTATCGAACATGCCTACAATACATTTATCTCCATTCTctccgaggaagaagattagGATTCCGCAGCCATTTGAGTTTCCATTCCACGGTACTAAATTCCCGATTTTCTCCCCGGGATTCGCCAACAATGGCGGTGGCGAGTCCATGTGTTATCTGTCAAACGACAACAATAATGCTCCTGCAGGAATACAGGGAGCCAGGCAAGCTCAACAACTCTTCGGATCACCATCTCCGTCTTTGTTGTCTGATCTCAATCTTAGTAGTTACACCGGTAACAACAAGTTACATTCTCCGGCGATGTTTCTATCGAGTTTCAACCCGAGGCATCATCATTATCAGGCTAGGGATAGTGAGAATAGTAATAACATTTCGTGTTCTTTAACTATGGGGAATCCTGCTATGGTTCAGGATAAGAAGAAGTCTGTTGGTTCGGTTAAGACTCATCAGTTCGTGTTGTTCGGTCAACCGATTTTAACCGAACAGCAAGTTATGAACCGAAAACGGTTTTTGGAAGAAGAGGCGGAagcggaggaggagaaagGTTTAGTGGCTCGTGGGTTAACATGGAATTATAGTTTGCAAGGACTTGAGACGGGTCATTGTAAAGTTTTCATGGAATCTGAGGATGTTGGACGCACACTCGATCTCTCGGTTATTGGCTCGTACCAAGAATTGTACCGGAAATTGGCTGAGATGTTTCATATAGAAGAGAGGTCGGATTTGTTGACTCATGTTGTGTACCGGGATGCAAATGGTGTTATCAAACGTATTGGAGACGAACCTTTCAG TGATTTCATGAAAGCAACTAAACggctaacaatcaagatggATATTGGTGGCGACAACGTGAGAAA GACGTGGATAACCGGAATCAGGACTGGTGAAAATGGTATAGACGCTTCTACGAAGACTGGTCCGCTCAGCATCTTCGCTTGA
- the ARF10 gene encoding auxin response factor 10: MEQEKSLDPQLWHACAGSMVQIPSLNSTVFYFAQGHTEHAHAPPDFHAPRVPPLILCRVVSVKFLADAETDEVFAKITLLPLPGNDLDLENDAVLGLTPPSSDGNGNGKEKPASFAKTLTQSDANNGGGFSVPRYCAETIFPRLDYSAEPPVQTVIAKDIHGETWKFRHIYRGTPRRHLLTTGWSTFVNQKKLIAGDSIVFLRSESGDLCVGIRRAKRGGLGSNAGSDNPYPGFSGFLRDDESTTTTSKLMMMKRNGNNDGNAAATGRVRVEAVAEAVARAACGQAFEVVYYPRASTPEFCVKAADVRSAMRIRWCSGMRFKMAFETEDSSRISWFMGTVSAVQVADPIRWPNSPWRLLQVAWDEPDLLQNVKRVSPWLVELVSNMPTIHLSPFSPRKKIRIPQPFEFPFHGTKFPIFSPGFANNGGGESMCYLSNDNNNAPAGIQGARQAQQLFGSPSPSLLSDLNLSSYTGNNKLHSPAMFLSSFNPRHHHYQARDSENSNNISCSLTMGNPAMVQDKKKSVGSVKTHQFVLFGQPILTEQQVMNRKRFLEEEAEAEEEKGLVARGLTWNYSLQGLETGHCKVFMESEDVGRTLDLSVIGSYQELYRKLAEMFHIEERSDLLTHVVYRDANGVIKRIGDEPFSDFMKATKRLTIKMDIGGDNVRK, from the exons ATGGAGCAAGAGAAAAGCTTGGATCCACAACTATGGCATGCTTGTGCAGGATCAATGGTTCAAATCCCTTCACTGAATTCAACGGTTTTTTACTTCGCTCAAGGCCACACAGAGCACGCTCACGCGCCTCCTGATTTTCACGCGCCGCGCGTTCCACCTCTTATCCTCTGTCGTGTCGTCTCCGTGAAGTTCCTCGCCGACGCTGAAACAGACGAAGTTTTTGCTAAAATTACGCTTTTGCCACTTCCGGGAAACGACTTGGATCTAgaaaacgacgccgttttgGGTCTAACTCCTCCTTCTTCTGACGGTAACGGTAACGGTAAAGAGAAACCGGCGTCTTTCGCTAAAACGTTAACGCAGTCTGACGCTAATAACGGCGGTGGTTTCTCCGTTCCACGTTATTGCGCCGAGACGATTTTCCCGCGGCTTGATTACTCGGCGGAGCCACCGGTTCAAACCGTGATTGCTAAAGACATCCACGGCGAGACTTGGAAATTCCGGCATATTTACAGAGGAACACCTCGCCGTCATCTCCTAACCACCGGTTGGAGCACTTTCGTTAACCAGAAGAAACTAATCGCCGGAGACTCAATCGTCTTCCTCCGTTCTGAATCCGGTGACCTCTGCGTCGGAATCCGCCGCGCTAAACGCGGCGGTCTCGGATCTAACGCAGGATCCGACAATCCTTACCCTGGATTCTCCGGTTTCCTCCGTGACGACGagtcaacaacaacaacatcgaAGCTAATGATGATGAAACGCAACGGAAACAACGACGGAAACGCCGCGGCTACAGGGAGGGTTAGAGTAGAAGCAGTAGCGGAAGCGGTGGCGCGTGCAGCGTGTGGACAAGCGTTTGAGGTTGTTTATTATCCACGCGCTAGTACACCGGAGTTTTGCGTAAAAGCAGCTGATGTTAGATCAGCAATGAGGATAAGATGGTGTAGTGGTATGCGTTTTAAAATGGCGtttgaaacagaggattctTCTAGAATCAGTTGGTTTATGGGTACTGTCTCCGCCGTTCAAGTCGCTGATCCAATTCGTTGGCCTAATTCACCATGGCGTCTCCTTCAG GTAGCTTGGGACGAACCGGATTTGTTACAAAACGTTAAGCGGGTTAGTCCGTGGTTAGTCGAATTGGTATCGAACATGCCTACAATACATTTATCTCCATTCTctccgaggaagaagattagGATTCCGCAGCCATTTGAGTTTCCATTCCACGGTACTAAATTCCCGATTTTCTCCCCGGGATTCGCCAACAATGGCGGTGGCGAGTCCATGTGTTATCTGTCAAACGACAACAATAATGCTCCTGCAGGAATACAGGGAGCCAGGCAAGCTCAACAACTCTTCGGATCACCATCTCCGTCTTTGTTGTCTGATCTCAATCTTAGTAGTTACACCGGTAACAACAAGTTACATTCTCCGGCGATGTTTCTATCGAGTTTCAACCCGAGGCATCATCATTATCAGGCTAGGGATAGTGAGAATAGTAATAACATTTCGTGTTCTTTAACTATGGGGAATCCTGCTATGGTTCAGGATAAGAAGAAGTCTGTTGGTTCGGTTAAGACTCATCAGTTCGTGTTGTTCGGTCAACCGATTTTAACCGAACAGCAAGTTATGAACCGAAAACGGTTTTTGGAAGAAGAGGCGGAagcggaggaggagaaagGTTTAGTGGCTCGTGGGTTAACATGGAATTATAGTTTGCAAGGACTTGAGACGGGTCATTGTAAAGTTTTCATGGAATCTGAGGATGTTGGACGCACACTCGATCTCTCGGTTATTGGCTCGTACCAAGAATTGTACCGGAAATTGGCTGAGATGTTTCATATAGAAGAGAGGTCGGATTTGTTGACTCATGTTGTGTACCGGGATGCAAATGGTGTTATCAAACGTATTGGAGACGAACCTTTCAG TGATTTCATGAAAGCAACTAAACggctaacaatcaagatggATATTGGTGGCGACAACGTGAGAAAGTAA